The genome window ACTGAAACAAAGATCATCCCAAGCACAAAGTCTGTAATCGTAACATCAGGTGGGAGGGAAGAGCAAATAACGAGGCAGTTCGCTACGGGGGTTCACTGTTTGAAGTTGGACTTCTTACCTTTTGAGAACTGCCGTTCCACCCCTGTCATCCGCATTCGGTAATCCAGCATTTGACGGCTTACTCCATAGTCTGTGCATGCCAATTCCTTAGAATAGCGTCTCTTCCGTATTGATACCAAGGCATCCCTAGGCAGCAACAAAGCACCGGCCAGCCAATTAGCTTCGTCTTCAGCTTCCTTGTTATACCCGCGCAAGGCCAAGTCTTCCTGACCAGCAAAAAACAGGGTGCTTGATTCATGGCCCAGTAGCAGATGTGCCAGTTCGTGCATCACGTCGCTCGAATAACGCCCTCCATGATGGTTTGGATTAACTATGATGGCATCCTTGCCAGCCGACGATACGGTTATTGCGGACCATGACTCTGGATCATGATGCAATAACTGTCTGGTGTCATCAGGTGAAAGACCGAGTTCCGTTACCTGTAAAACACGCACCTCCAAAAAGGATGCGAGTTCTTCAGCTGGCAGAGGTGCACTGGAAGCAATGCCCAGTTCAATACGCAAGGAACGAGACATTTCCTCACATCGTGCCTTAAAACCCCTCTCCATCCGATTCCCTCACCTCTTCTGGGGCGTCATGCAAGATCATCTGTGCCTTCAATATTGCATTTGCCAAGGCCTTCGCAGTCTGTGGATCAATCTCCCGGTGGGCTTTCAGGTGGGCAACCGCTACATGGGTAGGCCCTGATTCTAACTGTTTGGGTCTTACATCCAGCAGATTGGCCGGATCTAGACCGAGCCATCGACACAACTTACCGAACGTTTGCAGATCGGGCATTTTACCTGACTCGATGCGAGAAAGCGTTGGCGCACTGGTTCCGATCTCGCTCGCCACGGTTCGAAGCCCTCGAGAACCTCGCTTTTCACGGACTATGGTTCCCAAGTTCTTTAGCGTTACCTTTGCCAAAACAGCCTCCTGTTTCATCATTGAAACATTATCTTGACAATGTAACAGAGGATGTATTATATAGTCTATAGGTTGTCATAGTCGACCTGTCAGGTTTGGGAACAGTCAAATGATAATAAATCTCAATCCCGGGGTCAATTGCGGTTTCTCAAAAGTCAATCATGTTGTTTGGTGACAAAGATGGATAATCCAACAAGCAAAGCCGACGTCTTCAGTATTCTGAGTGTTGATGGAGGCGGGACCAGGGGAGTGTACGCCGCTCAAATACTCGCCAGAGTTGAAGATTCTCTTGAGTCAGAGATCAGAGATTGCTTCGACCTGCTCGCTGGTACAAGCACAGGATCCATCATCACAGGGGCTGCAGCCGCCGGAATACCGATGAAGCAGGTGGTTAGTTTATTTGAGGAGGAATCTCCATTAATCTTTGGGAAAGCAAAGTTTCCTTCTCGCGTGTCATTTTATTGGCGTAGCAGGTATTCAAGTGAATCCCTCGAAAAATCGCTGGCGAAACACATTCCGGATATTGTCCTCCGAGATGTAAATACTCCTTTGATAATTACCAGTGCTGATATTGCCACTGGTGGGGTACACGTGTTTAAGTCCAGGTATTTGATGGACCTCGGTGAGCCATACGAGAGGGACGGGAACGTGCCGCTCAGGGATGCGATTCTTGCCTCCTGCGCTGCACCAACGTATTTCGACCCCAGATTGATGGGTCCGTATATCCTGGCGGACGGCGGACTTTGGGCCAACAATCCGTCGATTATCGCTTTGTCTGAGGCCCTGTCTAAGTTCAACAAGGGGGTGGAAAATGTATATACGCTTTCTTTAGGAACCGGCTACACAGCAGAAATCTATGCCAGTCAGAAATCTTGGGGACTTCTAACTGGTTGGGGAGCTTCCAAGTTAGTGTCCTACATTCTGTCGCTACAGTCCCAGGCTTCCACCAATATAGCGAAACTGATCTTGAATGAAAGGTACTTGCGGCTAGACACGGAAATCGACACTTGGGAGTTGGACGACACCGTACATCTTGCAAACTTGAAGGCCCTTGCCGATAGGGATTTCACATACCAATCTAAAGCGATTTTGAAACACATAAGGAGAGGCATAAAATGAAACTGGTAGATGAATTCAACGAGTTCCTTTCCAACCACGTGAACATCAATCAGTCTCGGTTGGACGACTTGAATGACCACGTGTCGGCAGTGACAACGCATTTGAGCCGGCACCTAGATCTCTTCGAGAAGGTCGAAAGCCAAGGTTCCTACGCTTTGAGAACTATAATCAAGCCGATAGGAATTAGGGAATACGACGCAGATATCCTGCTCTTTATGAAGTACCAGCCGGACATGAAGCCGCCCGACTACATTGACGGTGTTTACAAATGTCTCCAGCAGCATGGGTTGTACAGAGACATGGTGAAAAGAAAAACTCGGTGTGTAATGGTCGACTATGCCGGGGACTTCCACTTAGACATAGTTCCGTGCATCGAATACAACGGCCAACGCTATATATGCAACAACAAAACCAACCAGTTCGAAGTTACGGACGGAACCGGCTATCGGGACTGGTTCAACGAGAAGACTCAAATCACTAATGGCCATCTCAAGAGGGTCACCAGGTTACTGAAATATATGAGGGACCACAAAGGCAACTTCACGGCCCCGTCGATCCTACTTACTACACTCATCGGGATATCCGTACAGGACAACGAGGGCAGCGACAGTTTCAAGACCGTCCCAGACACTTTGATGATAGTCTGCAACCGCATAAGTGCTTTCTTGCAGGCCAACCCTTCCATGCCGGAGATTCGCAACCCGGTACTGCCCCATGAGACCTTCACACGTCACTGGAACCAGAGCAAGTACCAGAACTTCAGGGAAAAGTTCATGATTTACACCCTACAGGTAAACGACGCATTCGAAGAGAAGGATTTGTGGAAAAGCATAAAAAAGTGGCAAAAGCTGTTTGGTGAAGAATTCGGTAAGTCCAAGACTCCTAACACAATCGTTTCCTCCAAACCTGCAATGACTGCAGCAGTCGTAACACCGAGGAAGCCATATTCGAGATGATCCTACGAGACACCGATATAAAATGGATGGCGTCTAACTTCCCCGAACTTTCTTACCTGCCCGCAGACCGGTGTATAGTCGGCAGTCTTCACTTTTGCGCTGCATTTGACAGGGAGACCGGCGAGTTGAAGTTGGGGGATACCGAGGATCATCGGGCAATCAGCACGTTCCTTTGCGACAAGTTCGAGGTCCGTTACAACCTGGATTG of Gemmatimonadota bacterium contains these proteins:
- a CDS encoding ImmA/IrrE family metallo-endopeptidase gives rise to the protein MRIELGIASSAPLPAEELASFLEVRVLQVTELGLSPDDTRQLLHHDPESWSAITVSSAGKDAIIVNPNHHGGRYSSDVMHELAHLLLGHESSTLFFAGQEDLALRGYNKEAEDEANWLAGALLLPRDALVSIRKRRYSKELACTDYGVSRQMLDYRMRMTGVERQFSKGKKSNFKQ
- a CDS encoding helix-turn-helix transcriptional regulator, producing the protein MMKQEAVLAKVTLKNLGTIVREKRGSRGLRTVASEIGTSAPTLSRIESGKMPDLQTFGKLCRWLGLDPANLLDVRPKQLESGPTHVAVAHLKAHREIDPQTAKALANAILKAQMILHDAPEEVRESDGEGF
- a CDS encoding CBASS cGAMP-activated phospholipase, with protein sequence MDNPTSKADVFSILSVDGGGTRGVYAAQILARVEDSLESEIRDCFDLLAGTSTGSIITGAAAAGIPMKQVVSLFEEESPLIFGKAKFPSRVSFYWRSRYSSESLEKSLAKHIPDIVLRDVNTPLIITSADIATGGVHVFKSRYLMDLGEPYERDGNVPLRDAILASCAAPTYFDPRLMGPYILADGGLWANNPSIIALSEALSKFNKGVENVYTLSLGTGYTAEIYASQKSWGLLTGWGASKLVSYILSLQSQASTNIAKLILNERYLRLDTEIDTWELDDTVHLANLKALADRDFTYQSKAILKHIRRGIK